From the Corynebacterium sp. P3-F1 genome, the window GGAGGAAAATGAGACGGTCCGCTAAACGCTGGGCGGGCTCGTCGAGGACGAAATCATCGAAGTCGATCCGGATGCCGGCAAGGGCTTCCTGGGCCTTAGCAGGAGAGAGTTTGATGGGGGTGGAGGTCAGCTCGATGGCGCCGACGGAGGTGAGGCGGCGGGAGCGGAGGCGGCCGTCGATGAGCGATGCTGTTGTCGATTCTTTGACGCGGTCGGCTGGGAACTCTGTGGCGGCTGCGGCGCGAATGACGGCGCCTTTTCCGGTGAGCTGGATTTCGGCGGCGGCGATCCATTCGCTGGGCGGGATCGTGGTGTCGAGCGTGGCGCGCGTGCCGCTGGCCAGGAGGTATTCGCGGTCCCCGAGGTGTTCGCCCACCCACTCCGGGTAGGCGGCGGCAATGACGTCGCCGGGCGGGACCGCGGCGCTGGCGGGCACCATTCGAGCGAAGCGCTCTACCTGCCGTTGCGGGGCGTGCGCGCGGGCGAGATCGCCGCCGACCCCTTCAGCAAGCGCGGCGACAGTAGGTGCAGCACCGGATCCGTGCTCGAGCAGGGCGGCACCAAGTCGCGGGTCGAGTGGCATCGCGGCCAACCGAGTGCCGAGCTTCGTGATGGCACCGTCCGCATCGAGAGCGCGCAGGGAGCGAAGGGTCTGCTCGGCATCGGCGAGCGCTGCAGCGGGAGGAGGTGTGAGAAGCGGCAGGTCGGGCGAGCCCCACGCAGCGATGGCGAGCGCGGCGGAGGTCAGGTCCGCGGTGGTGATCTCGGGGGCGATGTCGGCGCTGAAGTGCTGGTAGTCGGACTGCGAGTAGGCGCGCAGGACCTCTCCCGGTCCGAGACGGCCCGCGCGTCCCGCGCGCTGATCGGTGCTCGTCTTCGCGGCAGACACAGTGACCAGGCCCGTCATGGCGCGGGCAGCGTCGCGGCGCGGCACGCGGGACAGCCCTGCATCGACGACGCGGTTGACACCCGGCACGGTGATCGAGCTTTCGGCGATGGAGGTTGCCACGACGACTTTCGCGTTGCCGTTCAGTGCCTCGTCTTGCTCCTTGCTGCTCAATCTGCCGTGCAACGGTGCGGCGCTGGTAAGATGCGCGCACACTGCGTCCACTTCGCGTGCGCCGGGAACGAAGACGAGGGTCCGGCCGTCGTGGGCGGGCGGGGCCGCAGATGTAGCGGACGCCCCAGCGGCGAGGTTGGCGATGTGGCGGTAGAACTCCATCGACCCCTCCGCGCGGCCGGGATGCGGGTGGTAGCTCACGTCGAGGGGGTGGGTGACAGATTCGGTGGAAAGGATCTGCGCGCCCATGTGTTTCGCGAGCGCGTCCGCGTCGAGGGTCGCGGACATGGCGGCGAGGTAGAGATCCTCGCGCAGGAACGCCACCTCCATTGCCATGGCGAGCACTAGGTCGGTGTCCAGCTGGCGTTCGTGGACCTCGTCGATGACGACGGCGCCGACACTGGTCAGCTCCGGATCCTTTAACAGACGGTTGAGCAGGACCCCTGGGGTGACAAATTCCACTAGGGCACCATCCTTGTGCTCGCCGCGGATGGAATAGCCGACGCGGTGGCCTAAGGGGGAGCCGTCGAGAAGCGCGAGCCTGCGCGCCGCCGCACGGACAGCGACGCGTCGTGGCGCGGTGACCAACGTGACGCCACTGTCGGCGGTGAGGTTGCTGATCGCCGGCGGCAGCAGCGTCGTCTTGCCTGTGCCCGGGGGCGCCTCGACGACCAGCGGGCCGCGCGCCGGGATGTCGCCGATGACGTCCGCGACAGGGAGGCCCGCGCCAATGGTGGAAAGGTCGAACATGGTGCCCCCAATCTACCGTGCGTCGACCTTGCGCCGACCGTCACCATCAACGACTACCAGGCGGTTTCGCCGCGGCATGCGCTGGAACAGGCGATGGCGGACCTCGACGAGATCTACCTGGACAGTAACTGCAGAGTAGACGTGGCCAGTTAGCCCAGCGAGCGGATCAGTTTCGCCGGCACACCACCGACGAGTGAATCGTCCGGCACGTCCTTGGTCACTACGGCACCAGCGGCGATGACGCAGCGGTCGCCGATGGTCACCCCGGGCATGACCATCGCGCCGGCACCGAACCAGCAGTTATCGCCGATGGAGATGGGGCGTCCGCGTTCCCAGCCGGCGGCGCGTGCTTCGGCGTCGTCGACCGGGTGCTCGACGGTAATGAGCTGGCAGCCAGGACCGAACAGTGTGTGCTCGCCCACCTTCACCTCCGCCACATCGAGAATGACGCAGTTGTAGTTGAGGAAGCAGTGCTCGCCGAAGCTGGTGTTCACGCCGTACTCCACGTGGAGCGGCGCGAAGACGCCAGGGACCGCGGAGCCGGGGGCGAAAATTTCGGACAGGAAGTCTTGGGCGCGTGACTGGTCGGTGTTTCCGAGGGCGTTGAATTCCCGGATGCGTTTCCACGCCGCCTGATGGGCTGCGTCGATGTCCTCTGAGCCGGGCGTGTACCAGCGGGAGGCGCGCAGGTCGTCGAGGGTGGCGTTTTCTACGGAGTGGTCGTGTGTGCTCATGCGCGCCAGGGTAATGGAGCGCGGCGGCGCGCCTAGACTGCATTGCATGAGCAATATCGCAGTAGTCACTGGGGGGTCTGCAGGGATCGGGGAAGCAGCGGCGAGGGCATTGGCGTCAGACGGGTGGACCGTCTACGTCTGCGCGCGCCGCAAGGAGCTGTGCGACGCGATCGCCGCCGACATCGGCGGCGTTGGAGTGGAGTTGGATGTGACGGACCAAGGGAGCGTCGATAAGCTCGCGGCGCAGCTTGAGCGCGTTGACCTGCTGGTGAACAACGCGGGCGGCGCGCGGGGGCTCGATCCGTTGCGCGACGCGAAGCCGGAAGACTGGGATTGGATGTACCAGACGAACGTGCTGGGCACCGTGCGTGTGACGAAAGCGCTGTACCCGGCGATCGTCGCGGCGGAAGGCCTAGTCATCAACGTCGGGTCCGTCGCCGGCTGGGACGCGTATGTCGGCGGGTCGGGCTACAACGCGGCCAAATTCGGGCTTCGTGCGCTCACGCGCGCGTTCAGGCGTGAAGAGGTCGATGCCCCGATTCGTATCACCGAGATCGACCCGGGCCGTGTGAAGACCGATTTCGCGTTCAACCGTTTCGGCGACGAGGCGCGCGCCGCGGAAGTCTACGACGGGAAGCTCAACCTCACGGCGGAGGACATTGCGGAGGCGATCCGCTGGGTGGCGTCACTGCCGCCGCACGTGAACATCGACACGATGAACATCATGC encodes:
- a CDS encoding ATP-dependent helicase C-terminal domain-containing protein; protein product: MFDLSTIGAGLPVADVIGDIPARGPLVVEAPPGTGKTTLLPPAISNLTADSGVTLVTAPRRVAVRAAARRLALLDGSPLGHRVGYSIRGEHKDGALVEFVTPGVLLNRLLKDPELTSVGAVVIDEVHERQLDTDLVLAMAMEVAFLREDLYLAAMSATLDADALAKHMGAQILSTESVTHPLDVSYHPHPGRAEGSMEFYRHIANLAAGASATSAAPPAHDGRTLVFVPGAREVDAVCAHLTSAAPLHGRLSSKEQDEALNGNAKVVVATSIAESSITVPGVNRVVDAGLSRVPRRDAARAMTGLVTVSAAKTSTDQRAGRAGRLGPGEVLRAYSQSDYQHFSADIAPEITTADLTSAALAIAAWGSPDLPLLTPPPAAALADAEQTLRSLRALDADGAITKLGTRLAAMPLDPRLGAALLEHGSGAAPTVAALAEGVGGDLARAHAPQRQVERFARMVPASAAVPPGDVIAAAYPEWVGEHLGDREYLLASGTRATLDTTIPPSEWIAAAEIQLTGKGAVIRAAAATEFPADRVKESTTASLIDGRLRSRRLTSVGAIELTSTPIKLSPAKAQEALAGIRIDFDDFVLDEPAQRLADRLIFLRERHGDPWPDVREGDYSPEVAELAHGAQISTLDMRTALMRQLPWPEAADIDTLAPERLSVPSGSHPRIAYSTGRPVVHVKLQECFGLAASPEVSGVRVLFHLLSPAGRELAVTDDLASFWDGPYNDVRKEMRGRYPKHPWPEDPWSAQATAKTKNRM
- a CDS encoding SDR family oxidoreductase; this encodes MSNIAVVTGGSAGIGEAAARALASDGWTVYVCARRKELCDAIAADIGGVGVELDVTDQGSVDKLAAQLERVDLLVNNAGGARGLDPLRDAKPEDWDWMYQTNVLGTVRVTKALYPAIVAAEGLVINVGSVAGWDAYVGGSGYNAAKFGLRALTRAFRREEVDAPIRITEIDPGRVKTDFAFNRFGDEARAAEVYDGKLNLTAEDIAEAIRWVASLPPHVNIDTMNIMPRDQAER
- a CDS encoding sugar O-acetyltransferase translates to MSTHDHSVENATLDDLRASRWYTPGSEDIDAAHQAAWKRIREFNALGNTDQSRAQDFLSEIFAPGSAVPGVFAPLHVEYGVNTSFGEHCFLNYNCVILDVAEVKVGEHTLFGPGCQLITVEHPVDDAEARAAGWERGRPISIGDNCWFGAGAMVMPGVTIGDRCVIAAGAVVTKDVPDDSLVGGVPAKLIRSLG